A DNA window from Caulobacter mirabilis contains the following coding sequences:
- the purF gene encoding amidophosphoribosyltransferase, whose amino-acid sequence MTILGQTSDRYVQPVRDPEDDTLRLECGVFGVFGARDAAAVTALGLHALQHRGQEACGIAAFDGKSFHTERHLGHVGDAFTGDDLIDRLPGAYAIGHTRYATAGGSGIRNVQPMFADLEAGGVALAHNGNLTNFLALRERLVGEGAIFQSTSDSEVILHLIARSRKARIIDRFIDAVSQIEGGYALIALTNKKLIGVRDPLGIRPLVLGDLGGKPVLASETCALDMIGATFVRDIENGEMVVITDAGVESLKPFPEQKARPCVFEYVYFARPDSVVNGRPVYDVRKRMGMRLAQETPAEADVVVPVPDSGVPAALGYAQASGVPYELGIIRSHFVGRTFIQPTQGVRELGVRMKHSPNRAVLAGKRVVLIDDSIVRGTTSRKIVRMVREAGAKEVHLRSASPPIMWPDFYGIDMPDRDKLLAARKSLAEMTRFLEVDSLGFLSVEGLYWALEAGPRDPAQPQFTDHYFTGDYPTRLLDREIAEGGGDAAAKQLSFLVSA is encoded by the coding sequence ATGACGATCCTGGGACAGACGAGCGACCGCTACGTCCAGCCCGTCCGGGACCCTGAGGACGACACGCTCAGGCTCGAGTGCGGCGTCTTCGGCGTCTTCGGCGCCCGCGACGCGGCCGCCGTGACCGCCCTGGGCCTCCACGCCCTTCAGCACCGCGGCCAGGAGGCCTGCGGCATCGCCGCCTTCGACGGCAAGAGCTTCCATACCGAGCGCCACCTGGGCCACGTCGGCGACGCCTTCACCGGCGACGACCTGATCGACCGCCTCCCTGGCGCCTACGCCATCGGCCACACCCGCTACGCCACGGCCGGCGGCAGCGGCATCCGCAACGTCCAGCCGATGTTCGCCGATCTCGAGGCCGGCGGCGTCGCCCTGGCCCACAACGGCAACCTGACCAACTTCCTGGCTCTGCGCGAACGCCTCGTCGGCGAAGGCGCCATCTTCCAGTCGACCAGCGACAGCGAGGTGATCCTTCACCTGATCGCCCGCTCGCGGAAGGCCCGCATCATCGACCGCTTCATCGACGCGGTCTCGCAGATCGAGGGCGGCTACGCCCTGATCGCCCTGACCAACAAGAAGCTGATCGGCGTCCGCGACCCGCTGGGCATCCGCCCGCTGGTTCTGGGCGACCTCGGCGGCAAGCCGGTGCTGGCGTCGGAGACCTGCGCCCTCGACATGATCGGCGCGACCTTCGTGCGCGACATCGAGAACGGCGAGATGGTGGTGATCACCGACGCCGGCGTCGAGAGCCTCAAGCCCTTCCCCGAGCAGAAGGCGCGTCCCTGCGTCTTCGAATACGTCTACTTCGCCCGCCCCGACAGCGTGGTGAACGGCCGGCCGGTCTACGACGTGCGCAAGCGCATGGGCATGCGCCTGGCCCAGGAGACCCCGGCCGAGGCCGACGTGGTCGTGCCGGTGCCCGACAGCGGCGTGCCCGCCGCCCTCGGCTACGCCCAGGCCAGCGGCGTGCCCTACGAGCTGGGCATCATCCGCAGCCACTTCGTGGGCCGCACCTTCATCCAGCCGACCCAGGGCGTCCGCGAACTGGGCGTGCGCATGAAGCACAGCCCCAACCGCGCGGTGCTGGCCGGCAAGCGGGTCGTGCTGATCGACGACTCGATCGTGCGCGGCACCACCAGCCGCAAGATCGTCCGCATGGTCCGCGAGGCCGGCGCCAAGGAGGTTCACCTGCGTTCGGCCAGCCCGCCGATCATGTGGCCGGACTTCTACGGCATCGACATGCCCGACCGCGACAAGCTGCTGGCGGCCCGCAAGTCGCTCGCCGAGATGACCCGCTTCCTGGAGGTGGACAGCCTGGGCTTCCTCTCGGTCGAAGGCCTGTACTGGGCGCTGGAAGCCGGTCCGCGCGATCCGGCCCAGCCGCAGTTCACCGATCACTACTTCACCGGCGATTACCCGACCCGCCTGCTGGATCGCGAGATCGCCGAAGGCGGCGGCGACGCGGCGGCCAAACAGCTGTCGTTCCTGGTCAGCGCCTGA
- the rplI gene encoding 50S ribosomal protein L9: MKVILLERVEGRGALGDVVTVKDGFARNYLLPRSKALRATAANLKVFDAQRAEIEARNAKAKDAAGAAGEALDGTSYILIRQAGETGQLYGSVSGRDVADIVNAEGGKIDRAMVVLDKPIKTLGVHPVKVKLHAEVTVTVTINIARSADEAERQARGENVIASQFEEEAQLAAEAAADLLEGGAGQQDGFGEEH; encoded by the coding sequence ATGAAAGTCATTCTGCTCGAACGCGTGGAAGGCCGTGGCGCTCTCGGTGACGTCGTCACCGTGAAGGACGGCTTCGCCCGCAACTACCTCCTGCCCCGCTCCAAGGCTCTGCGCGCCACGGCCGCGAACCTGAAGGTCTTCGACGCCCAGCGCGCCGAGATCGAGGCTCGCAACGCCAAGGCCAAGGACGCCGCCGGCGCCGCTGGCGAAGCCCTGGACGGCACGTCCTACATCCTGATCCGTCAGGCGGGCGAAACCGGCCAGCTGTACGGCTCGGTCTCGGGCCGCGACGTCGCCGACATCGTGAACGCCGAAGGCGGCAAGATCGATCGCGCGATGGTCGTCCTCGACAAGCCGATCAAGACCCTGGGCGTCCACCCGGTGAAGGTGAAGCTGCACGCTGAAGTCACCGTCACGGTGACCATCAACATCGCCCGTTCGGCCGACGAAGCCGAGCGTCAGGCGCGCGGCGAAAACGTCATCGCCTCGCAGTTCGAGGAAGAGGCTCAGCTGGCGGCGGAAGCCGCGGCCGACCTGCTCGAAGGCGGCGCCGGCCAACAGGACGGCTTCGGCGAAGAGCACTAA
- a CDS encoding replicative DNA helicase: MAIVPALDLRPVPGEQPANVVPSNIEAEQALLGVMMYDNAAYERLSDQLQGRHFYEPFHQRLYSAIESHIRKGQLAEPILLAEEFKSDAAFQELGGVRYLADLYERAPPAANAPDYGRVIYDLALRRELIRIGGEILVEAQGADPDITARDQIEQAEQKLYGLAESGTASGGFVSFEHALTGAVSMAAEAYSRDGALAGLSTGLMDLDKQLGGLHPSDLLILAGRPSMGKTALATNIAFNVAKAYAWEPQPDGTRKTVNGGVVAFYSLEMSAEQLAMRILADASGVSGDKLRKGEIDASEFGRLRDAAIEIQEAPLYVDATGGLSIAKLTARARRLKRAVGLDLIVIDYLQLVTTDGGSAQGRVQEVSAITGGLKALAKELNVPVIALSQLSRQVENREDKKPQLSDLRESGSIEQDADAVMFVYREAYYLGRMEPREGTPEHMTWQEEMDKIAAVAEVIIGKQRHGPIGTVKLHFNSDTTRFGNLAREGRFDVR, encoded by the coding sequence ATGGCCATCGTCCCCGCCCTCGATCTTCGCCCCGTCCCGGGCGAGCAGCCCGCCAATGTCGTCCCCTCGAACATCGAGGCCGAACAGGCCCTGCTGGGCGTGATGATGTACGACAACGCCGCCTACGAGCGGCTGAGCGACCAGCTGCAGGGCCGGCACTTCTACGAGCCCTTCCACCAGCGGCTGTACAGCGCCATCGAGAGCCACATCCGCAAGGGCCAGCTCGCCGAGCCGATCCTGCTGGCCGAGGAGTTCAAAAGCGACGCCGCGTTCCAGGAACTGGGCGGCGTCCGCTACCTGGCCGACCTGTACGAGCGCGCGCCGCCGGCCGCCAACGCGCCGGACTACGGCCGGGTGATCTACGACCTGGCCCTGCGCCGCGAACTGATCCGCATCGGCGGCGAGATCCTGGTCGAGGCCCAGGGGGCCGATCCCGACATCACCGCCCGCGACCAGATCGAACAGGCCGAACAGAAGCTCTACGGCCTGGCCGAAAGCGGCACCGCCAGCGGCGGCTTCGTCAGCTTCGAACACGCCTTGACCGGCGCCGTGTCCATGGCGGCCGAGGCCTACTCGCGCGACGGAGCGCTGGCCGGTCTGTCCACGGGGCTGATGGACCTCGACAAGCAGCTCGGCGGCCTGCACCCGTCGGACCTTCTGATCCTCGCCGGCCGTCCCTCGATGGGGAAGACGGCGCTGGCCACCAACATCGCCTTCAACGTGGCCAAGGCCTATGCCTGGGAGCCGCAGCCGGACGGCACCCGTAAGACCGTCAACGGCGGGGTGGTGGCCTTCTACTCGCTCGAAATGAGCGCCGAACAGCTGGCCATGCGTATCCTGGCCGACGCCTCCGGCGTGTCGGGCGACAAGCTGCGCAAGGGCGAGATCGACGCCAGCGAGTTCGGCCGACTACGCGACGCCGCCATCGAGATCCAGGAAGCGCCGCTCTATGTCGACGCCACCGGCGGTCTTTCCATCGCCAAGCTGACCGCCCGCGCCCGCCGCCTGAAGCGCGCCGTGGGCCTGGACCTGATCGTCATCGACTACCTGCAGCTGGTCACCACCGACGGCGGAAGCGCCCAGGGCCGCGTGCAGGAGGTCTCGGCCATCACCGGCGGCCTGAAGGCCCTGGCCAAGGAGCTGAACGTCCCGGTCATCGCCCTGTCCCAGCTCAGCCGCCAGGTCGAGAACCGCGAGGACAAGAAGCCCCAGCTGTCGGACCTGCGGGAATCGGGCTCGATCGAGCAGGACGCCGACGCGGTGATGTTCGTGTACCGCGAGGCCTACTACCTGGGCCGGATGGAGCCGCGCGAGGGCACCCCGGAGCACATGACCTGGCAGGAGGAGATGGACAAGATCGCCGCCGTCGCCGAGGTCATCATCGGCAAGCAGCGTCACGGCCCAATCGGCACGGTGAAGCTGCACTTCAACTCCGACACCACCCGCTTCGGCAACCTCGCCCGCGAAGGCCGGTTCGACGTCCGCTAG
- the alr gene encoding alanine racemase, whose translation MTTRLTIDLDALARNYALVRRTAGVEAAPAVKADGYGLGAIAAARRLVAEGATTFYVARLDEGLALRQALGSAPVIQVLDGVTDGVARPLVDAGLTPVVNSLDQAERWLAEGDGSAVTLHVDTGMNRLGVTLAEAAGLRGRLAVAQVMSHLACAAEPDHPMNAAQLAAFRDARSLFPDALASLAASAGTFLGPDYRFDQVRPGITLYGGGPFDAFDPRIAPVATVEAAILQVRHVPAGDAIGYGAAFVAETPMAVAIVAAGYADGVPRSSHPRGAAWFAGKRRRLLGRVSMDMVAVDVTGCADARPGAMMELIGPNLPVDEAAAAAGTTAYELLTRLSGRAERRRLGG comes from the coding sequence ATGACCACCCGGCTGACCATCGACCTCGACGCCCTCGCCCGCAACTACGCCCTGGTCCGCCGGACCGCGGGCGTGGAGGCGGCGCCGGCGGTCAAGGCCGACGGCTACGGCCTGGGCGCGATCGCCGCGGCCCGCCGGCTGGTCGCCGAGGGCGCGACCACCTTCTACGTCGCCCGCCTGGACGAAGGCCTGGCCCTGCGCCAGGCGCTCGGATCGGCGCCGGTCATCCAGGTGCTGGACGGCGTCACCGACGGCGTGGCCCGCCCCCTGGTCGACGCCGGCCTGACCCCGGTGGTCAACAGCCTCGACCAGGCCGAACGCTGGCTGGCCGAGGGCGACGGCTCGGCGGTCACCCTGCATGTCGACACCGGCATGAACCGCCTGGGCGTCACCCTGGCTGAGGCCGCCGGCCTGCGCGGGCGGTTGGCGGTCGCCCAGGTGATGAGCCATCTCGCCTGCGCCGCCGAGCCGGACCATCCGATGAACGCCGCCCAGCTGGCCGCCTTCCGCGACGCCCGGAGCCTTTTCCCCGACGCCCTGGCCAGCCTGGCCGCCTCGGCGGGAACCTTCCTGGGCCCTGACTATCGTTTCGACCAGGTGCGCCCCGGGATCACCCTCTACGGCGGCGGCCCGTTCGACGCCTTCGATCCCCGCATCGCGCCGGTGGCGACGGTCGAGGCGGCCATCCTTCAGGTGCGACACGTCCCGGCCGGCGACGCGATCGGCTACGGCGCGGCCTTCGTCGCCGAGACGCCCATGGCGGTCGCCATCGTCGCGGCCGGCTACGCCGACGGCGTGCCGCGATCGTCACACCCGCGCGGCGCAGCCTGGTTCGCCGGAAAACGCCGCCGCCTGCTCGGCCGGGTGTCGATGGACATGGTCGCCGTCGACGTCACCGGCTGCGCCGACGCGCGGCCGGGCGCGATGATGGAGCTCATCGGCCCGAACCTGCCCGTGGACGAGGCGGCCGCCGCGGCGGGCACGACGGCCTATGAACTGCTGACCCGGCTGTCCGGCCGGGCCGAGCGGAGACGCCTCGGCGGCTAG
- a CDS encoding TonB-dependent receptor plug domain-containing protein, producing MQFRTGLLAAASVVAVAAGQAQAQDAGAPETQVEEIVVTGTRVVGRSRLDTVAPVDVVTAQALQERGSTEVATALSSTVPSINFPRPSLTDGTDSIRPATLRGQGPDQTLVLVNGARRHTTALVNLNGSVGRGSSGVDLNTIPSAAIDRIEVLRDGAAAQYGSDAIAGVINLRLREADSGGGLTVTLGKYFTTLDTPRAGQERDIEDGATVTVGGWQGFKLGSDGFLTLSAEYRDREPTNRADFDPRVTPSRVTARFGDPDVTDYAIYANAGKPLNETWEAYGWAGYQKRKGEAAAFYRLPGSTSQNIPSIYPNGFLPLITTEVQDFNLAGGLRGQIADTRLDINLVYGRNEVEYGVNNTLNASLGATSPTSFDAGSLIYDQLVLSVDASTEIQLSHLAGPLNLAYGLEARRETYEIKAGEPDSYRSGPFNPPGLPGAQAFPGLQPANEIDRDRTAVGVYLDLEGEVIENLTLSGAVRAEHYSDFGSNVSGKVAARYDFNDSFAIRGAASSGFRAPSLQQQYFTATSTVFIDGVPFETGTFPSTSAVGRVLGGTPLEAETSENYSLGFVFRRGPFELTVDAYQINVDNRIVLSENITGSATAAPGSTARIIFDLLSPYGVSAARFFINGVDTETRGVDIVGRYRLETENLGRFDFTAAGNYNTLEVTATPTTAPLSALPVPPALFSRQNVKRFEEGAPETKWVLQGDWKRGPLGATLRTTYYGDVLAAGTTPAADAKTGDHWLVDLEARYETPWGVKLAVGADNLLDEYPDALPIALNTTGAAPYSSFSPFGFNGRYVYTRLSYSW from the coding sequence ATGCAGTTCCGTACAGGCCTTCTGGCCGCGGCGTCCGTCGTGGCCGTCGCCGCCGGCCAAGCCCAGGCGCAGGACGCCGGCGCGCCCGAGACCCAGGTCGAAGAGATCGTCGTCACCGGCACCCGCGTCGTCGGCCGCAGCCGGCTGGACACCGTCGCGCCGGTCGATGTCGTCACCGCCCAGGCCCTTCAGGAGCGGGGCAGCACCGAGGTGGCCACGGCCCTGTCGTCCACCGTCCCCTCGATCAACTTCCCGCGGCCGTCGCTGACCGACGGGACCGACAGCATCCGTCCCGCGACCCTGCGCGGCCAGGGCCCCGACCAGACGCTGGTGCTGGTCAACGGCGCCCGCCGTCACACCACCGCTCTGGTCAATCTCAACGGCTCGGTCGGCCGCGGCTCCAGCGGCGTCGACCTGAACACCATTCCGTCCGCGGCCATCGACCGGATCGAGGTGCTGCGCGACGGCGCGGCCGCCCAGTACGGCTCGGACGCCATCGCCGGGGTCATAAACCTGCGCCTGCGCGAGGCTGACAGCGGCGGCGGCCTGACGGTCACCCTGGGCAAGTACTTCACCACCCTCGACACCCCGCGCGCCGGTCAGGAGCGCGACATCGAGGACGGCGCCACCGTCACCGTCGGCGGCTGGCAGGGCTTCAAGCTGGGCTCGGACGGCTTCCTGACGCTGTCGGCCGAGTATCGTGACCGCGAGCCGACCAACCGCGCCGACTTCGACCCGCGGGTGACGCCCAGCCGCGTCACGGCTCGTTTCGGCGATCCGGACGTCACCGACTACGCCATCTACGCCAACGCCGGGAAGCCGCTGAACGAGACCTGGGAGGCCTACGGCTGGGCCGGATACCAGAAGCGCAAGGGCGAGGCCGCGGCCTTCTATCGGCTGCCGGGCAGCACCAGCCAGAACATTCCGTCGATCTATCCGAACGGCTTCCTGCCGCTGATCACGACCGAGGTGCAGGACTTCAACCTGGCCGGCGGCCTGCGCGGCCAGATCGCCGACACCCGGCTGGACATCAACCTGGTCTATGGCCGCAACGAGGTCGAGTACGGGGTCAATAACACGCTCAACGCCTCTCTCGGCGCGACCTCGCCGACCTCGTTCGACGCCGGCAGCCTGATCTACGACCAGCTCGTCCTGAGCGTGGACGCCTCGACCGAGATCCAGCTGTCGCATCTGGCCGGCCCGCTGAACCTGGCCTACGGCCTGGAAGCCCGCCGCGAGACCTACGAGATCAAGGCCGGCGAGCCCGACTCCTACCGCTCCGGCCCGTTCAACCCACCCGGCCTGCCCGGCGCCCAGGCCTTCCCCGGCCTGCAGCCCGCCAACGAGATCGACCGCGACCGCACCGCCGTCGGCGTCTACCTCGATCTCGAAGGCGAGGTGATCGAGAACCTGACCCTGTCGGGCGCCGTCCGGGCGGAGCACTATTCCGACTTCGGCTCCAACGTCAGCGGCAAGGTCGCCGCGCGCTACGACTTCAACGACAGCTTCGCCATCCGCGGCGCCGCCTCCAGCGGCTTCCGCGCGCCCAGCCTGCAGCAGCAGTATTTCACGGCCACCTCGACGGTGTTCATCGACGGCGTGCCCTTCGAGACCGGCACCTTCCCGTCGACCAGCGCGGTCGGGCGGGTCCTCGGCGGAACGCCGCTGGAAGCTGAGACCTCGGAGAACTACAGCCTCGGCTTCGTCTTCCGCCGCGGGCCGTTCGAGCTGACCGTCGACGCCTACCAGATCAACGTCGACAACCGCATCGTGCTCTCGGAGAATATCACCGGCAGCGCCACGGCGGCGCCGGGCAGCACCGCGCGGATCATCTTCGACCTGCTGTCGCCCTACGGCGTGTCGGCGGCGCGGTTCTTCATCAACGGCGTCGACACCGAGACCCGCGGCGTCGATATCGTCGGCCGCTACCGGCTCGAGACCGAGAACCTCGGCCGCTTCGACTTCACGGCCGCCGGCAACTACAACACGCTGGAGGTCACCGCGACGCCGACCACCGCGCCGCTGTCCGCCCTGCCTGTCCCGCCGGCCCTGTTCTCGCGCCAGAACGTCAAGCGGTTCGAGGAAGGCGCGCCGGAAACCAAGTGGGTCCTGCAGGGCGACTGGAAGCGCGGCCCGCTGGGCGCGACCCTGCGGACCACCTACTACGGCGACGTCCTGGCGGCCGGCACCACCCCGGCGGCCGACGCCAAGACCGGCGACCACTGGCTGGTCGACCTGGAGGCCCGCTACGAAACCCCGTGGGGGGTGAAGCTGGCCGTCGGCGCCGACAACCTCCTGGACGAGTATCCAGACGCCCTGCCGATCGCGCTGAACACCACCGGCGCGGCGCCCTACAGCTCGTTCTCGCCGTTCGGCTTCAACGGCCGCTACGTCTACACCCGGCTGAGCTACAGCTGGTAG
- the radA gene encoding DNA repair protein RadA, whose translation MARDGAVYVCQSCGAVQSKWAGQCPACGAWNSLAEEVTSRPPGALAPTRGSKTRGLAFEGLESETPEPPRIVTGVEEFDRVCGGGVVPGSAILLGGDPGVGKSTLLLQVVANAAARGASCAYISGEEAVEQIRGRAARMGLAQAPVKLAAETALRDILDGLKKEKFDLVVIDSIQTLWSDVHEAGPGSVTQVRNCAAELVRLAKKRGVAMILVGHVTKDGQIAGPRVVEHMVDAVLAFEGERGYPFRILRGAKNRFGATDEIGVFEMGDAGLSEVRNPSALFLNDGGARAAGAAVFAGIEGSRPVLVEFQALVAPSAYGTPRRAVVGWDSGRLAMVLAVLESRCGLAFGNRDIYLNVAGGLRISEPAADLAAAAALVSSALEEALPQDCVVFGEVSLSGEVRSVGRAESRLKEAAKLGFKQALAPTGAGDALKVTGVSRLADAVRRIGEQQWG comes from the coding sequence ATGGCCCGCGACGGCGCCGTCTATGTCTGCCAGTCCTGCGGCGCGGTGCAGTCCAAGTGGGCGGGCCAGTGCCCGGCCTGCGGCGCCTGGAACTCGCTCGCCGAGGAAGTGACCTCCCGCCCGCCTGGCGCGCTGGCCCCGACCCGTGGTTCCAAGACCCGCGGCCTGGCCTTCGAAGGCCTGGAGAGCGAAACGCCTGAACCGCCCAGGATCGTCACCGGGGTCGAGGAGTTCGACCGCGTCTGCGGCGGCGGGGTCGTCCCCGGCAGCGCCATCCTGCTCGGCGGCGACCCCGGCGTCGGCAAGTCGACCCTGCTGCTGCAGGTCGTGGCCAACGCCGCCGCCCGCGGGGCCTCCTGCGCCTACATCTCCGGCGAAGAGGCCGTCGAGCAGATCCGCGGCCGCGCCGCGCGCATGGGCCTGGCCCAGGCCCCGGTGAAGCTGGCCGCCGAGACCGCCCTGCGCGACATCCTGGACGGGCTGAAGAAGGAGAAGTTCGACCTCGTCGTCATCGACTCCATCCAGACCCTGTGGAGCGACGTGCACGAGGCCGGCCCCGGCTCCGTCACCCAGGTGCGCAACTGCGCCGCCGAGCTGGTCCGGCTGGCCAAGAAGCGCGGCGTGGCGATGATCCTGGTCGGCCACGTCACCAAGGACGGCCAGATCGCGGGTCCGCGCGTGGTCGAGCACATGGTCGACGCGGTCCTCGCCTTCGAGGGGGAGCGCGGCTACCCGTTCCGCATCCTGCGCGGGGCCAAGAACCGCTTCGGCGCCACCGACGAGATCGGGGTGTTCGAGATGGGCGACGCCGGCCTGTCGGAGGTCCGCAACCCCTCCGCCCTGTTCCTGAACGACGGCGGCGCGCGCGCGGCCGGCGCGGCGGTGTTCGCCGGCATCGAGGGCAGCCGTCCGGTGCTGGTCGAGTTCCAGGCCCTGGTCGCGCCCAGCGCCTACGGCACGCCGCGGCGGGCGGTGGTCGGCTGGGACAGCGGTCGGCTGGCCATGGTCCTGGCGGTGCTGGAGTCGCGCTGCGGCCTGGCCTTCGGCAACCGCGACATCTACCTGAACGTGGCCGGCGGCCTGCGCATCAGCGAGCCGGCGGCGGACCTGGCGGCGGCGGCGGCGCTGGTCTCCTCGGCGCTGGAAGAGGCCCTTCCCCAGGACTGCGTCGTGTTCGGCGAAGTGAGCCTGTCCGGCGAGGTTCGGTCCGTAGGACGGGCCGAATCCCGCCTCAAGGAAGCCGCGAAGCTGGGCTTCAAACAGGCCCTCGCCCCGACCGGCGCCGGCGATGCGCTGAAGGTGACGGGCGTCTCCCGCCTGGCCGACGCGGTGCGCCGGATCGGCGAACAACAGTGGGGCTGA
- the rpsF gene encoding 30S ribosomal protein S6, whose amino-acid sequence MALYEHVVIARQDISPQQAEQLNEDLKALIEGAGGHIAKIEYWGLRNLTYRIKKNRKGHYSLLAIDAPSDAVKEMERQLSINEDVLRYMTVRVEELDLELSPVLARRDRDRERSDRPERGDRPERSDRPREDFAAS is encoded by the coding sequence ATGGCTCTTTACGAGCACGTGGTCATCGCTCGGCAGGACATCTCGCCGCAGCAGGCCGAACAGCTGAACGAAGATCTCAAGGCCCTCATCGAAGGCGCCGGCGGCCACATCGCCAAGATCGAATACTGGGGTCTCCGCAACCTCACCTACCGCATCAAGAAGAACCGCAAGGGCCACTACTCCCTGCTGGCGATCGACGCTCCGTCGGACGCCGTCAAGGAGATGGAGCGCCAGCTGTCGATCAACGAAGACGTGCTGCGCTACATGACCGTCCGCGTCGAAGAGCTCGACCTGGAACTGTCGCCCGTCCTCGCCCGTCGCGACCGCGACCGCGAGCGTTCCGACCGCCCCGAGCGTGGCGACCGTCCTGAGCGCAGCGATCGTCCGCGCGAAGACTTCGCGGCTTCGTAA
- a CDS encoding Yip1 family protein translates to MSVVDGGSSSGLVQRVQDILLRPKPTWDAIDGEPATVKGLYTGYVMILAALPPIATILGNLLLAPLFGGYVAFTLIGTIVMAVLSYGLALVGVYVFALVVDALAPSFDGTRSQIQAFKGVAYGATAAWVGGGLGFVPIIGWLIAIAGGIYSLYLFYLGLPKMMKVPEQKALGFTAVAIILAVVIQAVIGWVASAIVITAGLGAVGAANVAATLGGLH, encoded by the coding sequence ATGAGCGTTGTGGACGGAGGATCGTCGTCGGGGCTGGTTCAACGGGTGCAGGACATCCTGTTGCGGCCCAAGCCGACCTGGGACGCGATCGATGGCGAACCGGCGACGGTCAAGGGTCTCTACACCGGCTACGTCATGATCCTGGCGGCCTTGCCGCCGATCGCCACCATCCTGGGCAATCTGCTGCTCGCCCCGCTGTTTGGAGGCTATGTCGCCTTCACCCTGATCGGGACGATCGTGATGGCCGTGCTCAGCTACGGCCTGGCGCTGGTCGGGGTCTATGTGTTCGCCCTGGTGGTGGACGCCCTGGCGCCCAGTTTCGACGGGACCCGCAGCCAGATCCAGGCCTTCAAGGGCGTGGCCTACGGCGCGACGGCGGCCTGGGTCGGAGGAGGCCTGGGTTTCGTGCCGATCATCGGCTGGCTGATCGCCATCGCCGGCGGAATCTACTCCCTCTACCTGTTCTATCTCGGCCTGCCGAAGATGATGAAGGTTCCGGAGCAGAAGGCGCTGGGGTTCACCGCGGTCGCGATCATCCTGGCGGTGGTCATCCAGGCGGTCATCGGCTGGGTCGCTTCGGCGATCGTCATCACGGCGGGCCTGGGCGCGGTCGGCGCGGCCAATGTCGCGGCCACGCTCGGCGGCCTCCACTAG
- a CDS encoding CvpA family protein, whose amino-acid sequence MHLTQFDFIAGPLLIVSALIGLSRGGVRELFTVLAFLGAAAAAVFSLRFTAPFARKLVDPDWAGIGLALFFVGLLTYIALRLLGAGMTRRVQETQALGVADRVIGGGFGLLRAFVLLGAFNLLFHMATPPDRAPKWVTGALTYPVTEAGGRLLKAFAPEGLAMAKTVAPAIEDAVKAGTAAPSEAETGYDQGERNAMDDLVEKTR is encoded by the coding sequence ATGCACCTGACCCAGTTCGACTTCATCGCCGGGCCGCTGCTGATCGTCTCGGCCCTGATCGGGCTGTCGCGCGGCGGCGTGCGCGAGCTGTTCACGGTGCTGGCCTTCCTCGGCGCGGCCGCCGCGGCGGTCTTCTCCCTGCGGTTCACGGCGCCGTTCGCACGCAAACTTGTGGACCCCGACTGGGCCGGCATCGGACTGGCTCTGTTTTTTGTCGGCCTGCTGACCTATATCGCGCTGCGACTGCTCGGGGCCGGCATGACCCGCCGCGTGCAGGAGACCCAGGCTCTCGGGGTCGCGGACCGCGTCATCGGCGGCGGATTCGGACTGTTGAGGGCCTTCGTGCTGCTTGGAGCGTTCAACCTGCTGTTCCACATGGCCACGCCCCCGGACCGCGCGCCCAAGTGGGTGACGGGCGCCCTCACCTATCCGGTGACGGAAGCCGGCGGCCGCCTCCTGAAGGCGTTCGCGCCCGAGGGCCTGGCGATGGCCAAGACCGTGGCCCCGGCGATCGAGGACGCGGTCAAGGCCGGAACGGCGGCGCCCAGCGAGGCCGAAACAGGCTATGATCAGGGCGAGCGGAACGCCATGGACGATCTAGTGGAGAAGACGCGATGA
- the rpsR gene encoding 30S ribosomal protein S18, producing MTDTTAPEATASAPASTGGARRPFYRRRKVCPFSGANAPKIDYKDVKLLQRYVSERGKIVPSRITAVSAKKQRELARAIKRARFLALLPYVVK from the coding sequence ATGACCGACACCACCGCTCCCGAAGCGACCGCCTCGGCCCCGGCCTCGACCGGCGGCGCCCGCCGTCCGTTCTACCGCCGCCGCAAGGTCTGCCCGTTCTCCGGCGCCAACGCTCCGAAGATCGACTACAAGGACGTCAAGCTGCTGCAGCGTTACGTCTCCGAGCGCGGCAAGATCGTGCCGTCGCGCATCACCGCCGTCTCGGCCAAGAAGCAGCGTGAGCTGGCCCGCGCCATCAAGCGCGCCCGCTTCCTCGCCCTGCTCCCCTACGTCGTGAAGTAA